From a region of the Coffea arabica cultivar ET-39 chromosome 3e, Coffea Arabica ET-39 HiFi, whole genome shotgun sequence genome:
- the LOC140038772 gene encoding uncharacterized protein, with the protein MGSGKHSSNSETSSEEIDQPEKLMNDDNAGIGRSYECTFCKRGFTNAQALGGHMNIHRKDKAKAKQKNHQQQDRNSITNTSHEDYMSTSPKYFAPNPIEQQQCSTAMAAYMSYQLYFPSSNNSYLHAYHQYHDLPSPRSEHHLSMHEYHMDQTLSRQIGPPRMEDGDEMKIARTENEVDLELRLGHYP; encoded by the coding sequence ATGGGATCAGGAAAGCATAGCAGCAATTCTGAAACATCTAGCGAAGAAATCGATCAGCCAGAGAAGCTCATGAATGATGATAACGCTGGAATTGGACGTTCCTATGAGTGCACTTTCTGTAAAAGAGGCTTCACCAACGCACAGGCCTTGGGAGGACATATGAACATACATAGGAAAGATAAAGCCAAGGCCAAGCAGAAGAATCATCAACAGCAAGACCGGAATTCAATAACAAATACATCCCATGAAGATTACATGAGTACTTCTCCCAAGTATTTTGCACCAAATCCCATCGAGCAACAACAGTGTAGCACGGCTATGGCAGCATATATGAGTTATCAACTCTACTTCCCTTCCTCAAATAATAGTTATCTACATGCTTATCATCAGTATCATGATTTGCCTTCTCCTAGGTCTGAGCATCATCTCAGCATGCATGAGTATCACATGGATCAAACCTTGAGTCGTCAAATCGGCCCCCCTCGCATGGAAGATGGTGATGAGATGAAGATTGCCAGAACTGAAAATGAAGTGGATTTGGAGCTTCGTCTTGGTCACTACCCTTAG